Proteins encoded within one genomic window of Ignavibacteriota bacterium:
- a CDS encoding PAS domain S-box protein, which yields MVSQRPKFLTFPVIAAFVAASAALAVMGGMAVIDHRADAERQTTSELASIADLKLEQVSSWRRERISDASFVANNPQIHRNALLLAAGNAPPLARKEMFGWMASMFRNGQYGRIVAFDRDGRVLMSVPDSSAGPAPFASSLIKRAAAERTLLFSDLVAHDGHEPVLDVVVPIFAEPRPGAPLVASVVLSIDPHRVLFPILRSWPIPSASGQLALIRPEGAEIVFLTEVRDTAVHPLGLRVPLASSTLPAAQGLRGQNGLLHGTTFGGASVLAVLRPVPETTWYLQAQVDDDEVFAPVNEYTRFVVALITLLVLVGAVTLALFLRKKEADHYRNEYEREIERQALVRHYDLLTRYANDIVLLFDDNGKVREVNNRGESAYGYEREKLSGMNVGALGFWPEDPEETARIRKELDTDADEHHGVLFEAVHRRADGSTFPAEVSARRLTVEGGRFIHAIIRDISERKRTEQALIAAKERAEEAGVFQRVLLENMSHELRTPMQGILGFARLLASGSREPAQREMAGNILASGRRLMATLDSILLLSELEAGTLAPRLPVQPVDELVESTARSFAGDAEAKGLSYSVVCSVRTVYAALDADLFRRALGYLIENGIKFTPAGSIRIEVKSALTEGSESVAISVSDTGIGIAHHHQGVIFEAFRQASAGMTRDYEGAGLGLTLAGRIVKALGGVLTVESDEGKGSSFTMMFPCAPTPVAGMRASSTPSALVGQPRPVALRPTVLLVEDNFLNAIVARQFLEGLCDVVHAPDGPRALNIARERHFSFVLMDIHLGAGMDGVEVVEELRKFPGFEDVPIAAVTGYTNSVDRSRFESAGMAHFLAKPYDKSDMVGLVSAVLGVTPAPEENG from the coding sequence ATGGTCTCCCAGCGTCCGAAGTTCCTGACGTTCCCGGTCATTGCGGCCTTCGTCGCTGCCAGCGCGGCGCTCGCTGTGATGGGAGGGATGGCGGTGATAGACCACCGCGCGGATGCGGAACGCCAGACCACGTCAGAACTGGCCTCCATCGCCGACCTCAAGCTTGAACAAGTGAGTTCCTGGCGGCGTGAACGCATCTCGGACGCAAGCTTCGTTGCGAACAATCCCCAGATCCACCGGAACGCCTTGCTGCTGGCCGCCGGGAACGCCCCGCCGCTGGCGCGTAAAGAGATGTTCGGCTGGATGGCCTCGATGTTCAGAAATGGGCAGTATGGCCGCATCGTCGCCTTCGACCGGGACGGGCGTGTCCTGATGTCCGTCCCGGATTCCAGCGCAGGGCCCGCTCCCTTTGCCTCGTCACTGATCAAGCGCGCGGCGGCGGAGCGGACGCTCCTGTTCTCCGATCTTGTGGCACACGACGGCCATGAACCCGTGCTCGATGTGGTCGTCCCGATCTTCGCTGAACCCCGGCCCGGCGCTCCTCTGGTCGCGTCCGTGGTCCTCAGCATCGATCCTCATCGTGTCCTGTTCCCGATCCTGCGGTCGTGGCCCATCCCGAGCGCAAGCGGCCAGCTCGCCCTGATCCGCCCCGAAGGAGCGGAGATCGTGTTCCTCACGGAAGTGCGCGATACGGCGGTGCATCCGCTGGGATTGCGCGTCCCTCTCGCATCGTCCACACTTCCCGCAGCGCAAGGGTTACGCGGGCAGAATGGCCTGTTGCATGGCACCACGTTCGGCGGGGCGTCCGTTCTGGCGGTGCTGCGGCCAGTTCCCGAGACCACCTGGTATCTCCAGGCGCAGGTGGATGACGATGAGGTCTTTGCCCCGGTTAATGAGTATACGAGATTCGTTGTCGCCCTGATCACCCTCCTCGTCCTTGTCGGGGCGGTCACCCTCGCCCTGTTCCTGCGCAAGAAGGAAGCAGACCACTACCGGAACGAATACGAGCGGGAGATCGAACGGCAGGCGCTGGTCCGCCACTACGATCTTCTGACACGGTATGCGAACGATATCGTCCTGCTGTTCGACGACAACGGCAAGGTCCGCGAGGTCAACAACCGGGGTGAGTCTGCATACGGCTATGAACGAGAAAAGCTCTCCGGCATGAATGTCGGTGCCCTCGGGTTCTGGCCTGAGGACCCGGAAGAGACGGCCCGGATCCGCAAGGAACTCGACACCGACGCCGATGAACACCACGGTGTGCTGTTTGAGGCCGTTCACCGACGGGCTGATGGGTCGACATTCCCCGCCGAGGTAAGCGCCCGTCGACTGACGGTGGAAGGGGGAAGGTTCATCCATGCGATCATACGCGACATCAGCGAACGCAAACGCACGGAGCAGGCATTGATCGCTGCCAAAGAGCGGGCGGAAGAAGCCGGAGTATTCCAGCGTGTGCTGCTCGAGAATATGAGCCACGAATTGCGGACCCCCATGCAGGGGATCCTCGGGTTCGCAAGACTCCTTGCCTCGGGGAGCCGTGAGCCGGCGCAGCGGGAGATGGCGGGGAACATCCTGGCATCGGGCAGACGCCTCATGGCCACATTGGATTCCATTCTCCTGCTCTCCGAACTCGAAGCCGGTACGCTCGCCCCACGCCTTCCCGTGCAGCCCGTGGATGAGTTGGTCGAAAGCACCGCGCGTTCGTTCGCCGGCGATGCCGAAGCCAAGGGCCTGTCATACTCGGTGGTCTGTTCGGTGCGGACGGTCTACGCCGCGCTCGATGCGGATCTGTTCCGCCGGGCATTGGGATATCTCATCGAGAACGGCATCAAGTTCACGCCTGCCGGCTCGATCCGGATAGAAGTGAAGAGTGCGCTGACAGAGGGGAGCGAGTCCGTTGCCATCAGCGTGAGCGATACCGGGATCGGGATCGCGCATCACCACCAGGGTGTGATCTTCGAAGCGTTCCGGCAGGCGAGCGCCGGGATGACGCGGGACTATGAGGGCGCCGGGCTCGGGTTGACGCTTGCTGGACGGATCGTGAAAGCGCTGGGGGGAGTGCTGACGGTCGAGAGCGACGAGGGGAAGGGGTCTTCGTTCACAATGATGTTCCCGTGCGCTCCGACACCCGTTGCCGGCATGCGTGCGTCCAGCACCCCTTCCGCACTGGTCGGCCAGCCGCGGCCGGTGGCTCTGCGCCCCACGGTGTTGCTGGTGGAAGACAATTTTCTGAACGCGATCGTTGCGCGCCAGTTCCTTGAAGGGCTCTGCGACGTGGTGCATGCTCCCGACGGGCCGCGTGCCCTCAACATCGCGCGCGAACGGCATTTCTCCTTCGTGCTCATGGATATCCACCTGGGGGCAGGAATGGACGGCGTCGAAGTCGTGGAGGAACTGAGGAAGTTTCCAGGATTTGAGGATGTACCGATCGCAGCGGTGACGGGGTATACCAATTCCGTGGACCGTTCCCGCTTTGAGTCTGCAGGGATGGCCCATTTCCTTGCGAAACCGTACGACAAGTCGGATATGGTCGGCCTTGTCAGCGCGGTCCTCGGCGTCACCCCGGCGCCGGAAGAGAATGGCTGA
- a CDS encoding response regulator, with product MASSAGASILIVEDEAELRNLFALILEMEGFTVLQAADGQKGLDILSTHAGSIRMVITDLNLPKVGGMDLINQARKLNPAVKIVGTSGMSGDKVREMVMRAGADDFIPKPFQAQDAIRKLKAILDQP from the coding sequence ATGGCATCGTCAGCCGGCGCATCGATCCTGATCGTGGAGGATGAGGCGGAACTTCGGAATCTGTTCGCGCTCATTCTGGAGATGGAAGGATTCACCGTGTTGCAGGCCGCGGACGGGCAGAAGGGGCTGGATATCCTGTCCACGCATGCCGGTTCGATCCGGATGGTGATCACGGACCTGAATCTCCCGAAAGTGGGTGGGATGGACCTGATCAATCAGGCCCGCAAATTGAACCCCGCAGTCAAGATCGTTGGCACCAGCGGCATGTCCGGCGATAAGGTCCGTGAGATGGTGATGCGCGCAGGGGCTGATGATTTCATCCCGAAGCCGTTCCAGGCCCAGGATGCCATACGCAAGCTGAAGGCGATACTGGACCAGCCATGA
- a CDS encoding lysophospholipid acyltransferase family protein → MTSYIEYLGFRALAVLVSHAPYRWVGAMGSLLGLAVMYVTGYRRTVTMDNLRHAFPGKPQEELDAIARGAYRNYGRAILEMLWAGGQSADVLRARIHPRNIEVLREALAGGHGTILMSAHFGSWEFLLTGLKLHIPEPFVAIAQRQRNERIDAMIDERRRRFGVMTVPMGPSVREVLRALGEGKVIIILGDQSGPRESVFIPFFGRPSATHRGAAAFALRAHAPIVLVLLMRREDGEYDAVFERIDTTGLTGDREAQIVELTARHAAVLERHIRERPDHWLWMHKRWKHTPEYEARMTASAVHAELP, encoded by the coding sequence ATGACATCCTACATTGAATATCTGGGCTTCCGTGCGCTGGCAGTGCTCGTGAGCCACGCGCCGTACCGGTGGGTTGGCGCCATGGGATCGCTCCTCGGCCTGGCGGTGATGTACGTGACCGGATACCGCCGGACGGTCACGATGGACAATCTGCGCCACGCTTTTCCCGGGAAGCCCCAGGAGGAGTTGGATGCCATAGCCCGTGGCGCCTATCGCAACTACGGTCGGGCGATACTGGAAATGCTGTGGGCGGGAGGGCAATCCGCCGATGTTCTCCGGGCCCGGATCCATCCGCGCAACATCGAGGTGCTCAGGGAAGCTCTCGCAGGCGGGCATGGCACCATCCTCATGTCCGCCCACTTCGGTTCGTGGGAGTTCCTCCTCACCGGGCTCAAACTGCATATCCCCGAACCTTTTGTCGCGATCGCGCAACGTCAGCGGAATGAACGCATCGATGCAATGATCGACGAGCGCCGCCGCCGCTTCGGCGTGATGACCGTGCCCATGGGTCCATCCGTGCGGGAGGTACTCCGGGCACTCGGCGAAGGGAAGGTGATCATCATCCTTGGTGATCAGAGCGGCCCCCGCGAATCCGTCTTCATCCCGTTCTTCGGGCGACCCTCTGCGACCCACCGGGGTGCGGCAGCATTCGCGCTCCGCGCACACGCTCCGATCGTCCTCGTGCTGCTGATGCGACGTGAGGACGGGGAGTACGATGCGGTGTTCGAACGCATCGATACCACAGGGCTGACGGGTGACCGCGAGGCGCAGATCGTTGAGCTTACCGCACGGCATGCCGCGGTGCTGGAACGCCACATCAGAGAACGGCCGGACCACTGGCTCTGGATGCATAAGCGTTGGAAACATACCCCTGAGTATGAAGCGCGCATGACTGCATCGGCGGTGCATGCGGAGCTCCCATGA
- a CDS encoding threonylcarbamoyl-AMP synthase has product MALTLAVDREHPADRPLVLAAEVIQAGGVIVYPTETVYGIGANAWDGTAIAKVRALKRRTDQKPILVIVGSRDQLASVVDGITPLAERCMDAFWPGPLTLVFKASTRVPDLLSRGTGTIGVRIPSSPVCLRLLALAGCPLTSTSANLSGMPTLHTVSEIRQVIPLGIDLVLDAGVLPPSEPSTVLDVTTAQPRLLRAGAVSEARLREVVPTLVIGA; this is encoded by the coding sequence ATGGCACTCACGCTGGCAGTCGACCGTGAACATCCCGCCGATAGGCCGCTCGTCCTCGCGGCAGAAGTGATCCAGGCGGGTGGGGTGATCGTGTATCCGACCGAGACCGTGTATGGCATCGGTGCGAATGCCTGGGACGGGACGGCGATCGCCAAGGTGCGTGCGTTGAAGCGCCGGACCGATCAGAAACCCATCCTGGTGATCGTGGGATCGCGCGATCAGCTTGCCTCCGTCGTGGATGGCATCACGCCGCTTGCAGAGCGCTGCATGGATGCGTTCTGGCCTGGCCCTCTGACGCTCGTCTTCAAGGCTTCCACACGGGTCCCCGACCTCCTCTCGCGCGGCACCGGGACGATCGGCGTCCGCATCCCCTCCAGCCCGGTATGCCTCCGCCTTCTCGCACTCGCGGGCTGCCCACTGACCTCGACGAGCGCCAATCTTTCAGGAATGCCCACGTTGCACACGGTCAGTGAGATCAGGCAGGTGATCCCGCTCGGCATCGATCTGGTCCTGGATGCAGGCGTTCTTCCGCCGTCGGAACCGTCAACGGTGCTTGATGTGACAACCGCTCAACCGCGCCTTCTGCGGGCCGGTGCGGTCAGTGAGGCGCGGCTCCGGGAGGTCGTGCCGACCCTGGTGATCGGGGCGTAA
- a CDS encoding YjbQ family protein, whose translation MKAATEYLWFTTRTKRDYINITLKVQEIVTASGIREGMVLVSAMHITAGVYVNDAEDGLIKDIDEWLEHLAPYRDDYRHHRTGETNGDAHLKSLLVHHEVVVPVTNGALDLGPWQQVYYAEFDGMRRKRLVVKVLGE comes from the coding sequence ATGAAAGCAGCGACCGAATACCTCTGGTTCACTACCCGCACCAAACGCGACTACATCAATATCACCCTGAAGGTCCAGGAGATCGTCACCGCCAGCGGTATCCGTGAAGGTATGGTGCTCGTTTCGGCCATGCACATCACCGCGGGGGTGTATGTCAATGACGCGGAGGACGGGCTGATCAAGGATATTGATGAATGGCTGGAGCATCTGGCGCCGTATCGCGATGACTACCGGCACCATCGGACGGGGGAGACGAATGGTGATGCGCATCTGAAGAGTCTGCTGGTCCATCATGAGGTTGTTGTCCCTGTCACGAACGGGGCGCTGGACCTCGGTCCGTGGCAGCAGGTGTATTATGCGGAATTTGACGGCATGCGGCGCAAGCGGCTCGTCGTCAAAGTACTTGGTGAATAA
- the waaF gene encoding lipopolysaccharide heptosyltransferase II gives MNGARRFLVFHTAFIGDLVLTLPVTQALRAAYPDAWIGVVAIPAAGSLLHGHPSIDEVIVYDKKGTDRGVGGFFTLVRRMRALHAATAIVPHRSLRSALAVWFAGIPRRVGFTTSAAAMLFTDRVPYDPAAHEVDRNLALLGPVGVDPRGARRPVLPLSSDDAVVVDRALGRTGGATGAAPLVALAPGSVWFTKRWPARHFASLAMGLSRAGCQVVLIGGKEDRSLCGEIAAACTEGETAKNMAGELTLRQSAELLRRCRLVVTNDSSPLHIAGAVGTTTFAIFGATVPAFGFGPLGPIDRTFGVEGLSCRPCAIHGGDRCPIGTFDCMERLDPDTILRAALDLLHAHREER, from the coding sequence ATGAACGGGGCCCGGCGATTCCTCGTCTTTCACACGGCATTCATCGGGGACCTTGTGCTGACGCTTCCGGTCACACAAGCGTTGCGCGCGGCATATCCCGACGCATGGATCGGGGTGGTGGCCATCCCTGCCGCCGGGTCCCTGCTGCATGGTCACCCGTCCATCGACGAAGTGATCGTGTATGACAAGAAGGGGACGGACCGCGGAGTGGGTGGGTTCTTCACCCTTGTCCGGCGGATGAGGGCCTTGCATGCGGCGACGGCCATCGTGCCGCATCGTTCGCTGCGCAGCGCACTGGCGGTCTGGTTCGCAGGCATCCCCCGCCGTGTTGGATTCACCACAAGCGCGGCGGCCATGCTCTTCACGGACCGCGTGCCATATGATCCTGCGGCCCATGAGGTGGACAGGAATCTCGCACTCCTCGGTCCGGTGGGGGTTGACCCCCGCGGGGCGCGGCGTCCGGTACTCCCGCTTTCGTCCGACGATGCGGTTGTCGTGGATCGCGCGCTGGGGCGGACCGGTGGAGCCACCGGTGCTGCACCGCTGGTCGCGCTGGCTCCCGGGTCGGTCTGGTTCACCAAGCGTTGGCCCGCACGGCATTTCGCATCCCTCGCCATGGGGCTGAGCCGCGCAGGCTGCCAGGTCGTCCTGATCGGGGGGAAGGAAGATCGATCCCTCTGCGGCGAGATCGCGGCAGCGTGCACAGAGGGCGAGACGGCAAAGAACATGGCGGGCGAGCTCACGCTCAGGCAGTCGGCCGAACTCCTGCGCAGATGCAGGCTCGTCGTCACCAATGACAGCTCCCCGCTGCACATCGCGGGGGCTGTGGGAACGACGACATTCGCGATCTTCGGGGCGACCGTCCCCGCATTCGGATTCGGGCCGCTTGGCCCGATCGACCGCACGTTCGGTGTAGAGGGATTGTCCTGCCGCCCCTGTGCGATCCATGGCGGCGACCGCTGTCCCATCGGGACCTTTGATTGCATGGAACGCCTGGATCCGGACACTATCCTCCGGGCCGCCCTCGATCTGCTTCACGCCCATAGGGAGGAACGCTGA
- a CDS encoding GNAT family N-acetyltransferase — MPTYNTYLPIGDFAVRSFVLDDAAAIARHANNRNVWVNLRDLFPFPYNTAHAQAWIREVMLDRPETAFAIASAEEAIGGIGLHRQGDFMRRSAELGYWLGEEYWGRGITSDAVRVVTAWGFTHLDIDRIFAQVFAWNPASARVLEKAGFTFEGRLRGAVYKDGRTTDLLSYSLLRSDPQA; from the coding sequence ATGCCCACATACAATACCTATCTGCCCATCGGCGACTTCGCGGTCAGAAGTTTCGTCCTTGACGATGCCGCTGCCATCGCCCGCCATGCCAACAACCGGAACGTGTGGGTGAACCTGCGCGACCTCTTTCCCTTCCCCTACAACACCGCCCATGCACAGGCCTGGATCCGCGAGGTGATGCTCGACCGCCCCGAGACCGCGTTCGCCATCGCTTCGGCGGAGGAAGCCATTGGCGGGATCGGACTTCACCGACAGGGGGATTTCATGCGGCGCAGCGCAGAGCTCGGCTATTGGCTCGGCGAGGAGTACTGGGGACGGGGCATCACGAGTGACGCCGTGCGGGTCGTGACCGCGTGGGGATTCACACACCTCGATATCGACCGCATCTTCGCCCAGGTGTTCGCATGGAACCCGGCGTCAGCCCGCGTTCTCGAAAAAGCCGGCTTCACATTCGAGGGCAGGCTGCGCGGCGCGGTGTACAAGGACGGCAGAACGACCGACCTCCTCAGCTACAGCCTGCTCCGGTCCGATCCACAGGCCTGA
- the lysW gene encoding lysine biosynthesis protein LysW: MATVPVCPVCDAEVHLQGATIVSELVVCDSCSCMLEVRSLDPLQLAEAPQEQEDWGE; the protein is encoded by the coding sequence ATGGCCACTGTCCCCGTCTGTCCCGTGTGCGATGCCGAGGTGCACCTGCAGGGTGCCACCATCGTCTCGGAACTCGTGGTGTGTGATTCCTGCTCGTGCATGCTCGAGGTGCGGTCGCTCGATCCCCTGCAGCTTGCCGAAGCCCCCCAGGAACAAGAAGACTGGGGTGAATGA
- a CDS encoding MFS transporter, translated as MDKPRLSFWQIWNMSVGFFGIQFGWGLQMANMSAIYEYLGASQKEIAWLWIAAPLTGLIVQPIVGYASDRTWGRLGRRRPYFLVGAVLSTLALIAMPNASAVWMAAGLLWILDASINITMEPFRAFVGDMLPQDQRKTGFAMQSLLIGLGAVLSSALPYMLTNWFGVADTVTGNAIPRTVQLAFYCGSAVFIAAVLFTVVRTKEYPPEDIGEFRRQNAASSGAGRAFIEIFRGITSMPTAMKQLAVVQFFTWFAMFCMWIYFVPAVATVVFGGTPGSPAYQAGNEWGGVCFSVYNGTAFVFAFVLLALVRRFSPRSIHRICLLAGGLGLISAAVFQDQYLLLGSMVLVGVAWASILSMPYAMLSNAIPPEKMGFYMGVFNFFIVLPQILASAGLGVLMTGLLGDDPMHAVVLGGGSMIVAGLSVGLVSKNVDDFGTQTAR; from the coding sequence ATGGACAAGCCGCGGTTATCGTTCTGGCAGATCTGGAATATGAGTGTTGGATTCTTCGGCATCCAATTCGGGTGGGGGCTGCAGATGGCGAACATGAGCGCCATCTACGAGTACCTCGGCGCGTCACAGAAGGAGATCGCCTGGCTGTGGATCGCCGCTCCACTCACGGGATTGATCGTGCAGCCGATCGTCGGCTACGCCAGCGACAGGACGTGGGGGAGATTGGGGCGGCGCCGTCCGTACTTCCTTGTGGGCGCAGTCCTCTCGACGCTTGCACTCATCGCTATGCCGAATGCCTCTGCCGTGTGGATGGCAGCGGGACTCCTCTGGATCCTGGATGCCAGCATCAATATCACCATGGAACCGTTCCGCGCATTTGTCGGGGACATGCTCCCGCAGGATCAGCGGAAGACCGGTTTCGCCATGCAGAGCCTGCTGATCGGGCTGGGTGCTGTCCTCTCGTCGGCATTGCCCTACATGCTGACGAACTGGTTCGGTGTCGCCGATACCGTTACGGGGAATGCGATCCCCCGAACGGTCCAGCTGGCGTTCTATTGCGGGTCGGCGGTCTTCATCGCGGCTGTCCTCTTCACGGTCGTCCGTACGAAGGAATACCCGCCCGAGGATATCGGGGAGTTCAGAAGACAGAATGCGGCCTCCTCCGGTGCGGGAAGGGCCTTCATCGAGATCTTCCGCGGCATCACTTCCATGCCGACCGCCATGAAGCAACTTGCCGTGGTGCAGTTCTTCACCTGGTTCGCGATGTTCTGCATGTGGATCTACTTTGTACCCGCGGTTGCAACGGTGGTCTTCGGTGGAACTCCGGGATCCCCGGCATATCAGGCCGGCAACGAGTGGGGAGGTGTCTGCTTCTCGGTGTACAACGGCACGGCGTTCGTGTTCGCCTTCGTGTTGCTGGCATTGGTCCGCCGGTTCTCCCCGCGCTCGATCCACCGGATCTGCCTCCTCGCCGGAGGGCTGGGCTTGATCTCCGCCGCCGTCTTCCAGGATCAGTATCTGCTGCTCGGTTCGATGGTGCTGGTCGGCGTTGCATGGGCGAGCATCCTGTCGATGCCCTATGCCATGCTGTCGAATGCGATCCCTCCGGAAAAGATGGGCTTCTACATGGGGGTCTTCAACTTCTTCATCGTCCTTCCCCAGATCCTTGCATCCGCCGGGCTCGGCGTGCTGATGACAGGCTTGTTGGGCGACGATCCGATGCATGCAGTGGTCCTGGGAGGGGGTTCGATGATCGTTGCCGGACTGAGCGTGGGATTGGTGTCGAAGAACGTCGATGATTTCGGGACGCAGACAGCCCGTTGA
- a CDS encoding 2-isopropylmalate synthase codes for MITILDTTLREGEQTPGVYFDTHIKLAVADLLSRIGVDIVEAGHPAVTEQIRDAVRQLAHRGLRPRIGAHARSLETDVELALECGVSFLGVFYCVSDERLEGNRRTLGDAIDQICATIRYARQRNSDLLIRYTPEDAVRSPFANVLRAAAAAVEAGADIISIADTTGYMIPGTPRNMYDYVRNLREGLAAKDLHPRIAVHCHNDRGLALANALDAYRGGATIIDASVLGLGERAGIVDLATLLTVLRFDYHEGPHWNLALLPELYELVSRFAGVPIPATLPVMGANAFKHCAGIHTQAAVRDPRHYQSLPPELVGRRSEIALDHMSGLSSIRACLTEIGEQVDDDLERVLLHRVKQIGQTGRTVDLHELSLLVNALRHPTPVAAMESIP; via the coding sequence ATGATCACCATTCTCGATACCACCCTGCGTGAGGGGGAACAGACGCCGGGGGTCTATTTCGATACGCATATCAAGCTCGCCGTTGCGGACCTCCTGTCACGCATCGGCGTCGATATCGTCGAGGCCGGCCACCCGGCCGTGACCGAACAGATCCGCGATGCCGTCCGGCAGCTGGCCCACCGCGGCCTGCGCCCGCGGATCGGCGCTCATGCGCGTTCCCTCGAGACCGATGTTGAACTGGCACTCGAATGCGGCGTGTCGTTCCTCGGCGTATTCTACTGCGTCTCGGATGAACGGCTGGAGGGGAACAGGCGGACCCTCGGCGACGCCATCGACCAGATCTGTGCCACGATCCGCTATGCACGTCAGCGCAACAGCGATCTCCTCATCCGCTATACACCCGAGGATGCCGTCCGGAGTCCGTTTGCGAACGTCCTCCGGGCCGCCGCTGCTGCGGTCGAGGCCGGTGCGGATATCATCAGCATCGCGGACACGACCGGGTACATGATCCCGGGAACCCCCCGGAACATGTACGACTATGTCCGTAACCTCCGCGAAGGCCTTGCCGCGAAGGATCTCCATCCGCGGATCGCCGTTCATTGCCACAACGACCGGGGCCTTGCGCTGGCAAATGCACTCGATGCGTACCGGGGGGGAGCGACGATCATCGACGCATCGGTGCTCGGCCTTGGCGAACGCGCAGGCATCGTGGATCTGGCCACGCTTCTCACGGTCTTGCGGTTCGACTACCATGAAGGGCCGCACTGGAACCTCGCGCTCCTGCCGGAATTGTATGAACTCGTCAGCAGGTTCGCAGGGGTCCCCATCCCCGCAACACTCCCGGTGATGGGCGCGAACGCCTTCAAGCATTGCGCCGGTATCCATACCCAGGCGGCTGTGCGCGACCCCAGGCACTACCAGAGTCTGCCACCGGAGCTGGTCGGTCGCCGGTCGGAGATCGCTCTGGACCACATGTCCGGACTTTCCTCGATCCGCGCCTGCCTCACCGAGATCGGTGAACAGGTGGATGATGACCTCGAGCGCGTGCTCCTGCACCGGGTGAAGCAGATCGGTCAGACCGGGCGCACGGTGGACCTCCATGAATTGTCGTTATTGGTCAATGCCCTCCGACATCCCACCCCCGTTGCCGCGATGGAGTCGATCCCATGA
- a CDS encoding GWxTD domain-containing protein, which produces MKSIVRAGSVLALLAVLQVAATSQVVKPIVPVSVSADIYRFRGGDDEHVLVEIAYAFPERALTYRPDSAGLAAGGAVNILVYQRDSLISNDGWITPHRVPDTSSFSRGMNLVGLHRLELAAGDYILRILVRDRFAPDRRDSITVRLPIRVFTTAAPALSDLEFASVIRQGNPGGVFYKNTLDVVPNVGGMFSEDQRCNYYLEAYNLTTGQDTGQFVIRTSVLDAVGKEIISRDRPRRRAGESSVIVDNVPVKNLRTGTYSMIVSLLDRDGKPSSSSSRKLYVYNETLGIDSSLLRTASTLPMPQYMSMDEAEVDREFQWCRYVVMDDEKSQWADLKGVDAKRRFMSDFWRQRGAGVREEYLSRVAYTNTNFRVLGRDGFKTDRGRVMILYGQPDDVDRHPNETEMRPYEVWSYNNIQGGVIFVFVLRNAAGDYELVHSTHRDELHDENWDRVGVSR; this is translated from the coding sequence ATGAAGTCCATCGTCCGTGCCGGATCCGTCCTCGCACTTCTGGCCGTGCTGCAAGTTGCAGCCACATCGCAGGTGGTGAAACCTATCGTCCCCGTGAGCGTCAGCGCCGACATTTACCGCTTCCGTGGAGGCGATGATGAACACGTCCTTGTAGAGATCGCGTATGCATTCCCCGAGCGCGCCCTTACATACCGGCCCGATTCCGCCGGCCTCGCAGCAGGCGGCGCAGTGAACATCCTGGTCTACCAGCGCGACTCGCTCATTTCCAATGACGGTTGGATCACTCCTCATCGCGTGCCTGATACATCGTCATTCTCCCGCGGGATGAACCTCGTGGGGCTCCATCGGTTGGAACTCGCGGCGGGCGACTACATCCTCCGTATCCTCGTGCGCGACCGCTTCGCTCCGGATCGTCGCGATAGCATCACGGTCCGCCTGCCTATCCGGGTCTTCACGACCGCCGCCCCCGCACTGAGCGATCTGGAGTTCGCATCCGTCATACGCCAGGGAAATCCGGGTGGCGTCTTTTACAAGAACACCCTGGACGTGGTGCCGAATGTGGGAGGGATGTTCAGCGAAGATCAACGCTGCAACTACTATCTTGAAGCCTATAACCTCACCACCGGGCAGGATACGGGCCAGTTCGTGATCCGGACGAGCGTTCTGGATGCGGTCGGGAAAGAGATCATCTCGCGTGACCGCCCGCGGCGCCGTGCCGGGGAGTCCAGTGTGATCGTGGACAATGTCCCCGTCAAGAATCTCCGCACCGGAACGTATTCCATGATCGTGTCATTGCTCGACCGTGACGGCAAGCCTTCGAGTTCGTCGAGCAGGAAGCTGTATGTCTACAATGAGACCCTCGGGATCGATTCCTCGCTCCTCCGCACCGCGTCCACGCTGCCCATGCCCCAATACATGTCGATGGATGAAGCGGAGGTCGATCGCGAATTCCAGTGGTGCAGGTACGTGGTGATGGATGATGAGAAATCGCAGTGGGCCGACCTGAAAGGCGTCGATGCCAAACGCAGGTTCATGTCCGATTTCTGGCGCCAGCGCGGCGCCGGCGTCCGCGAAGAGTACCTGTCGCGCGTCGCGTATACGAACACGAACTTCCGCGTCCTGGGGCGCGACGGATTCAAGACCGACCGCGGGCGGGTGATGATCCTGTACGGACAGCCGGACGATGTGGATCGTCATCCCAATGAGACCGAGATGCGTCCCTATGAGGTCTGGTCGTACAACAACATCCAGGGCGGCGTCATCTTTGTGTTCGTGCTCCGGAACGCCGCCGGCGACTATGAACTCGTCCATTCCACGCACCGGGATGAATTGCACGACGAGAACTGGGACCGCGTGGGAGTGTCCCGCTAA